One stretch of Fibrobacter sp. UBA4297 DNA includes these proteins:
- the rpsL gene encoding 30S ribosomal protein S12, whose product MPTIQQLVRNGREQISNRTASVALKSCPQKRGVCTRVYTSTPKKPNSALRKIARVRLSNKMEVTAYIPGEGHNLQEHSIVLIRGGRVKDVPGVRYHIIRGTLDTQAVNGRQNGRSKYGVKKKGAAPAKK is encoded by the coding sequence GTGCCAACTATTCAACAGCTCGTCCGTAACGGACGTGAACAGATCAGCAACAGGACCGCTTCCGTAGCTTTGAAGTCCTGCCCCCAGAAGCGCGGCGTTTGCACCCGTGTTTACACCAGCACCCCGAAGAAGCCGAACTCCGCTCTTCGTAAGATTGCCCGTGTGCGCCTCTCCAACAAGATGGAAGTTACCGCTTACATCCCGGGTGAAGGCCACAACCTCCAGGAACACTCCATCGTGCTCATCCGCGGTGGTCGTGTGAAGGACGTTCCGGGTGTTCGCTACCACATCATCCGTGGTACGCTCGATACTCAGGCAGTCAACGGCCGTCAGAACGGCCGCTCCAAGTACGGTGTTAAGAAGAAAGGTGCCGCTCCGGCCAAGAAGTAA
- the rpsG gene encoding 30S ribosomal protein S7, with amino-acid sequence MSRRRKALHRSILPDPRFKSTLVTELVGVVLKQGKKTIAEQIVYTALDLLDKKVEGKETPLEKFEMCLENIKPRVEVKSRRVGGANYQVPMEVAPDRAKALALRWLLDAARNRNEANMAERLAAELVAAKNSEGNAVRKKNDTHKMAEANKAFAHFRF; translated from the coding sequence ATGTCTAGAAGAAGAAAGGCTCTCCATCGCTCCATCCTCCCGGATCCGCGTTTCAAGTCCACCCTCGTTACCGAACTCGTCGGTGTCGTTCTCAAGCAGGGTAAGAAGACCATCGCTGAACAGATCGTCTATACCGCTCTTGACCTCCTCGACAAGAAGGTTGAAGGTAAGGAAACTCCGCTCGAAAAGTTCGAAATGTGCCTTGAAAACATCAAGCCGCGTGTCGAAGTCAAGTCCCGTCGCGTTGGTGGTGCAAACTACCAGGTCCCGATGGAAGTTGCTCCGGATCGCGCCAAGGCTCTCGCTCTCCGCTGGCTCCTCGATGCAGCTCGTAACCGCAACGAAGCCAACATGGCAGAACGTCTTGCAGCAGAACTCGTTGCCGCTAAGAACAGCGAAGGCAACGCAGTCCGCAAGAAGAACGATACGCACAAGATGGCCGAAGCCAACAAGGCTTTCGCTCACTTCCGTTTCTAA
- a CDS encoding glycoside hydrolase family 26 protein has translation MNNKLFMSLCVAPVAAMAFQVGAWVGGPGQYPQPTKENVQAFQELQGSKLDLISYFAVFDVNDWNNVKVYADIAKDNGSTLVVTWMPNGHNAQEIVDGKTDNYIREFAKGIRNYSEEIWLRPLHEANGDWYDWGVGKKGAGNTDANVAEAFRRIVKIFREENVKNVKWIWTTNVTNHGEGATLTGNYPGDEYVDYISIDGYNWGKSQSWSSWKSFAQVFDDAYKALANIDKPLFIAEISSSEKGGSKAEWIADMFEHFRTDYSRVFAVMWFSQSKDYEGDWALNTSQDAVNAWKTGIKKMKTNSKGKKR, from the coding sequence ATGAACAACAAGCTTTTCATGTCTCTTTGCGTTGCACCTGTTGCAGCGATGGCATTCCAAGTCGGCGCTTGGGTCGGAGGCCCCGGACAATACCCGCAGCCCACAAAAGAGAACGTGCAGGCCTTCCAAGAATTGCAAGGCAGCAAGCTTGACCTCATCAGCTATTTTGCAGTCTTTGACGTGAACGATTGGAACAACGTAAAAGTCTACGCAGACATCGCCAAGGACAACGGCTCCACACTAGTTGTCACCTGGATGCCGAACGGCCACAACGCCCAAGAAATTGTAGACGGCAAAACGGACAACTACATCCGTGAATTTGCTAAAGGCATCAGAAACTACAGCGAAGAAATCTGGTTACGCCCACTCCACGAAGCAAACGGCGACTGGTACGACTGGGGTGTGGGCAAAAAAGGCGCCGGGAATACCGACGCAAATGTCGCCGAAGCCTTCCGCCGCATCGTCAAGATTTTCCGCGAAGAAAACGTGAAGAATGTCAAATGGATCTGGACCACGAATGTCACGAACCACGGCGAAGGCGCCACGCTCACAGGCAACTATCCCGGTGACGAATACGTCGACTACATTTCCATCGACGGGTACAATTGGGGCAAGAGTCAAAGCTGGTCCAGCTGGAAGTCCTTTGCGCAAGTCTTCGATGACGCCTACAAGGCGCTCGCAAACATCGACAAACCGCTCTTCATTGCCGAAATTTCCAGCTCCGAAAAAGGCGGTAGCAAGGCCGAATGGATTGCCGACATGTTCGAGCATTTCCGCACCGACTACTCACGCGTATTTGCCGTGATGTGGTTCAGCCAAAGCAAAGACTACGAAGGCGACTGGGCGCTCAACACCTCGCAAGATGCCGTCAACGCCTGGAAGACGGGCATCAAGAAAATGAAGACAAATTCTAAGGGCAAAAAGAGATAA
- the eno gene encoding phosphopyruvate hydratase: MAKIAKVWARQILDSRGNPSLEVDVTLDNGIVGHAAVPSGASTGEREACELRDGDKKTYLGKGTLTAVKNVNTKIAKKIVGMDPSKQTEVDDAMIELDGNRMLKNTLGANAILGVSMAVCVAAAKDAGLPLYQYIAKLHGTEKLTLPCPMCNVINGGAHSSAPIDFQEFMIAPVGAKTFSKGLQMVTEIFHALKAVLKKGGFDTTVGDEGGFAPGVAIKPAKNKFGYEIKDVMTLEKALAALKTATENAGYVFGKDIKIALDVASSEFCDKETEKEGSKAVTYTFKKSTKKTLKSAEMVKLYEKLIDKYSIFSIEDGLDEADWAGWKVLTDKLGGKINLVGDDLFVTNPTIFDEGIKAGIANAILIKVNQVGSVSETLAAIKRAQVEGYAPIVSHRSGETEDTFIADLAVGTAAGQIKTGSLSRTDRVCKYNRLLRIEEELGKAAVYAGDPRKGAKASKAAPAAKKAPCKKGCKKA; encoded by the coding sequence ATGGCTAAAATCGCTAAAGTTTGGGCTCGTCAGATTTTGGATTCCCGTGGCAATCCGTCTCTCGAAGTCGATGTCACTCTTGACAACGGTATCGTTGGTCACGCAGCTGTTCCGAGTGGTGCTTCCACCGGTGAACGCGAAGCTTGCGAACTCCGCGACGGCGACAAGAAGACCTATCTCGGCAAGGGCACTCTCACTGCCGTGAAGAACGTCAACACCAAGATCGCTAAGAAGATCGTTGGCATGGATCCGTCCAAGCAGACTGAAGTTGATGACGCTATGATCGAACTCGACGGCAACCGCATGCTCAAGAACACGCTCGGTGCAAACGCTATCCTCGGCGTTTCCATGGCTGTTTGCGTTGCTGCTGCTAAGGATGCTGGCCTTCCGCTTTACCAGTACATTGCTAAGCTCCATGGCACTGAAAAGCTCACCCTCCCGTGCCCGATGTGCAACGTGATCAACGGTGGTGCTCACTCTTCCGCTCCGATCGACTTCCAGGAATTCATGATCGCTCCGGTTGGCGCTAAGACTTTCTCCAAGGGTCTCCAGATGGTGACCGAAATCTTCCACGCTCTTAAGGCTGTCCTCAAGAAGGGTGGTTTCGATACGACGGTTGGTGACGAAGGTGGCTTTGCTCCGGGCGTTGCTATCAAGCCGGCTAAGAACAAGTTCGGTTACGAAATCAAGGACGTGATGACCCTCGAAAAGGCTCTCGCTGCTTTGAAGACCGCTACTGAAAACGCTGGTTACGTTTTCGGCAAGGACATCAAGATCGCTCTTGACGTTGCTTCTTCCGAATTCTGCGACAAGGAAACTGAAAAGGAAGGCTCCAAGGCTGTTACCTACACGTTCAAGAAGAGCACCAAGAAGACCCTCAAGTCTGCTGAAATGGTCAAGCTCTATGAAAAGCTCATCGACAAGTACTCCATCTTCTCCATTGAAGACGGTCTCGATGAAGCTGACTGGGCAGGTTGGAAGGTTCTTACCGACAAGCTCGGTGGCAAGATTAACCTCGTGGGTGACGACCTGTTCGTCACGAACCCGACCATCTTCGACGAAGGCATCAAGGCTGGCATCGCTAACGCTATCCTCATCAAGGTGAACCAGGTTGGTTCTGTTTCTGAAACTCTCGCTGCTATCAAGCGCGCTCAGGTTGAAGGCTATGCTCCGATCGTTTCTCACCGTTCTGGCGAAACCGAAGACACCTTCATTGCTGACCTCGCCGTCGGTACTGCCGCTGGCCAGATCAAGACTGGTTCCCTCTCTCGTACGGACCGCGTCTGCAAGTACAACCGCCTCCTCCGCATCGAAGAAGAACTCGGCAAGGCTGCTGTCTATGCTGGCGATCCGCGCAAGGGTGCCAAGGCTTCCAAGGCTGCTCCGGCTGCCAAGAAGGCTCCGTGCAAGAAGGGTTGCAAGAAGGCCTAA
- a CDS encoding ribose-phosphate diphosphokinase translates to MSDRFIVTGNFTDDPFAIDMAQYIGLREDISDVVSLKTFANSEFCPRYMLDMDDLEHIGKRLEGKIVLICSVSNHERSRNDYAMRNFILARAAKDNGAEQVVLVEPDLFYSAQDRGPHRIGELEKDRPDIDLKKFDGQAFTSLLYAQLLKTAGVDAVVTCHNHSIKVQNLFNEIFEGNFHNLIPTDVYAHYIKNSNFVQTGKDGNNLVIVSPDKGARPFMNAVFDALQLPECKRVVMDKVRTGEREISMTFNPELSDISIEEIEGKDVIVFDDMVRTGTTIVQCCEHIKKGNPNRVCFGVTHFHTSAEAREKLNSPAIDEILTTSTLPDIMNRDCQGRLRKKLTVLKLGKWIARHVMQMYGMDDGRFEKDFYKIDMSSKNPRWPPAFF, encoded by the coding sequence ATGTCAGATCGTTTTATCGTGACCGGCAACTTTACCGATGATCCGTTTGCCATCGACATGGCTCAGTACATCGGCCTCCGTGAAGATATCTCCGACGTGGTCTCCCTGAAGACTTTCGCCAACTCCGAATTCTGCCCCCGCTACATGCTGGATATGGACGACTTGGAACATATCGGCAAGCGCCTGGAAGGCAAGATTGTCTTGATTTGCTCTGTCTCTAACCATGAACGCAGCCGCAACGACTATGCGATGCGTAACTTCATCTTGGCCCGCGCCGCCAAGGATAATGGTGCAGAACAGGTCGTCCTGGTTGAACCGGACCTCTTCTACAGCGCCCAGGACCGCGGCCCGCACCGCATCGGTGAACTCGAAAAGGATCGCCCGGACATCGACCTCAAGAAGTTCGACGGCCAGGCATTCACGAGCCTCCTTTACGCCCAGCTTTTGAAGACTGCTGGTGTCGATGCCGTTGTCACCTGCCACAATCACAGCATCAAGGTGCAGAACCTCTTCAACGAAATTTTCGAAGGCAACTTCCACAACTTGATTCCGACGGACGTTTACGCCCACTACATCAAGAATAGCAACTTTGTCCAGACCGGTAAGGACGGCAACAATCTCGTGATTGTCTCCCCGGACAAGGGTGCACGCCCGTTCATGAACGCCGTGTTCGATGCTCTCCAGCTCCCGGAATGCAAGCGCGTCGTTATGGACAAGGTCCGTACTGGCGAACGTGAAATCAGCATGACCTTCAACCCGGAACTTTCTGACATCAGCATCGAAGAAATCGAAGGCAAGGACGTGATCGTGTTCGACGACATGGTCCGTACCGGTACGACGATTGTGCAGTGCTGCGAACATATCAAGAAGGGTAACCCGAACCGCGTCTGCTTTGGTGTCACGCACTTCCACACCAGTGCCGAAGCCCGCGAAAAGCTCAACAGCCCGGCTATTGACGAAATCCTCACGACCTCTACGCTCCCAGATATCATGAACCGTGACTGCCAGGGCCGCCTGAGGAAGAAGCTCACCGTGCTCAAGCTCGGCAAGTGGATTGCTCGTCACGTGATGCAGATGTACGGCATGGACGATGGCCGTTTCGAGAAGGACTTCTACAAGATCGATATGTCCTCGAAGAACCCGCGTTGGCCGCCTGCATTCTTCTAA
- a CDS encoding PAS domain-containing hybrid sensor histidine kinase/response regulator yields the protein MADEHSIPLTTNILDGVGIGLWAVEIDDGCAPRMTANPTMLKLLGLEEGVSAEDVFHAWFDNIDPEHFAEVKAYVDKMSAGEAPEIQYPWHAPDGRVRFVRCGGTRNYDYKKGVRLEGWHKDITELALIQKTTEEELRDEIKTMDLDTKRERLQSALNEKLYGKAILDKAYGYFKVNLSEGKVSKPFIQIVEGELRDVSGSFGTDFPHYDAIIRRVADQFVDKEYRSAFVQRLSAKSLIDQFQKGESMPEYTCRFYSPHIGWHFSRFVCYVSKDEILNEYQAMMVAYNVSEQQKRDATIRDCIDLLYKENRSKDAIEELLAALASYYAADRAYILEFDKDREFFNSTYEWCRKGVRPNKAAIQHVPFDLIGSWIDALGYMDAVNLDSHNDEYGVWDRIYKTLPLQDVKNINVATIVSSEQRYGFVILDNPKESQKNFAILKLVAGFVENEINRRKRMDEDAAVTSLLASDYSCIFYCNLETDCVTAHKLNSNIQKMIGDSLADKTYSGSIDFIASKVVAPDNVDFVTKKLSVKNLKPLLQKKGVTSFEFVSYTDKFCECKVVAVSKKQKSFVIGFADKDEQIRTARMHQKKIEQDLEIIDILASEYSSVYYIDLEKDSITPYSMNKESESLFGSRFRSGVSYSKAFEEYVDGVVWERDKQMMRDAGAVENIKLELAQQKTFITTYRGNVDGRPHYCEMKFVKVGGEFDSPKAVALGFAEKDDLILKEFVNDILYDDYVSIYFVNVEDNSFRTIKASNVSWVEKRPLYSTYSYEIKNISGVVQDEFEKDWLKLSNLFYVQKFLKDADQRELEFKIVSGEWLRAKFTTIERNDENEVVSFVLSFMLLSDDQVEKLELDAKIAEQNDLLEKQQVMLQKALSMAQSSDRAKTTFLSNMSHDIRTPMNAIVGFTGLAMAHIDEKEVVLDYLRKLGQSSNHLLSLINDVLDMSRIESGKMVLSENAEDLIDIINTLKDIVQADVDTKKLVFEVQMNICNSKIVCDKLRLNQVLLNVLSNAVKYTHAGGSILMQVNEKESDKPNTAQFEFRVRDNGMGMTAEFLKTIYEPFTRANSSTVSGIQGTGLGMSITKNIVEMMGGHIEIFSEENKGTEVVLNIGFSLHEKRSAGFSFSMENVSFKGKKILLVEDNEMNRQIACDILNDNGFEVFTAENGKQAVELMKMATPGQYDLVLMDVQMPVMDGFVATREIRMLPAGYQSRIPIIAMTANAFEEDRKAALDAGMDEHISKPIDIDKMKYILSKFLKK from the coding sequence ATGGCTGATGAACACTCGATACCGTTGACGACAAATATCTTGGACGGGGTTGGCATAGGGCTTTGGGCTGTCGAAATTGACGACGGTTGCGCTCCGCGTATGACTGCAAATCCGACTATGCTCAAGCTGCTTGGGCTTGAGGAGGGCGTGTCTGCCGAGGATGTTTTTCATGCCTGGTTTGACAATATAGATCCGGAACATTTTGCCGAAGTCAAGGCGTATGTCGACAAGATGAGTGCAGGCGAGGCGCCTGAGATACAGTATCCTTGGCATGCACCTGACGGCCGTGTCCGTTTTGTCCGCTGCGGTGGGACCCGCAATTATGACTATAAGAAGGGTGTAAGGCTTGAAGGCTGGCACAAGGATATAACAGAGCTTGCGCTAATCCAGAAAACCACTGAAGAAGAGCTGCGCGACGAAATCAAGACGATGGATCTTGATACAAAGCGAGAACGCCTCCAGAGCGCCCTCAACGAAAAGCTTTACGGCAAGGCTATTCTCGACAAGGCGTACGGGTATTTCAAGGTCAATCTTTCCGAAGGGAAGGTCTCGAAGCCCTTTATCCAGATTGTCGAAGGTGAACTGAGGGATGTAAGCGGTTCGTTTGGTACGGACTTTCCGCATTACGATGCGATTATCAGAAGGGTTGCAGACCAGTTTGTTGACAAGGAATATCGGAGCGCCTTTGTCCAGCGTCTCTCGGCGAAGTCGCTAATCGACCAGTTCCAGAAGGGCGAATCGATGCCGGAATATACCTGCAGGTTCTATTCCCCGCATATCGGTTGGCATTTCAGCCGCTTTGTATGTTATGTTTCAAAAGATGAAATCCTGAACGAATACCAGGCGATGATGGTGGCGTACAATGTCTCGGAACAGCAGAAGCGTGATGCCACCATTCGCGATTGCATTGACTTGCTTTACAAGGAAAACCGCTCCAAGGATGCCATCGAAGAACTGCTTGCTGCTCTTGCTTCTTATTATGCGGCGGACAGGGCGTATATTCTGGAGTTTGACAAGGACCGTGAATTTTTCAACAGCACATACGAATGGTGCCGCAAGGGAGTGCGTCCGAACAAGGCGGCGATTCAGCACGTCCCGTTTGACCTGATTGGGTCATGGATTGATGCGCTTGGCTACATGGATGCCGTCAATCTCGATTCGCACAATGACGAGTACGGTGTCTGGGACCGCATATACAAGACACTTCCTCTCCAGGATGTAAAAAACATCAATGTCGCAACGATTGTGTCTAGCGAACAGCGGTACGGCTTTGTCATTTTGGACAATCCGAAGGAGTCGCAGAAAAATTTTGCAATCCTAAAGCTTGTGGCTGGCTTTGTCGAAAACGAAATCAACCGCCGTAAGCGCATGGACGAAGATGCCGCCGTGACCTCGCTTTTGGCGTCGGACTATTCGTGCATTTTCTATTGCAATCTGGAAACGGATTGCGTGACGGCGCACAAACTCAATTCGAACATCCAGAAAATGATTGGGGATTCGCTTGCGGACAAGACTTACAGTGGTTCCATAGATTTTATCGCAAGCAAGGTGGTGGCTCCGGACAATGTCGATTTTGTCACGAAAAAGCTCTCTGTCAAGAACCTGAAGCCGCTCCTGCAGAAAAAGGGCGTTACGAGCTTTGAATTTGTAAGCTATACGGACAAGTTTTGTGAATGCAAGGTCGTTGCGGTAAGCAAAAAGCAGAAGTCCTTTGTCATTGGCTTTGCGGATAAGGATGAGCAAATCCGCACGGCGCGTATGCACCAGAAAAAGATTGAACAAGACTTGGAAATCATCGACATCCTCGCATCGGAATATTCGTCGGTCTATTACATCGATCTAGAAAAGGACTCCATCACGCCATACTCGATGAACAAGGAGTCCGAATCGCTCTTTGGCAGCCGCTTCCGTTCGGGAGTTTCGTATTCCAAGGCGTTTGAGGAATATGTGGACGGAGTTGTCTGGGAACGCGACAAGCAGATGATGCGCGATGCCGGTGCGGTTGAAAATATCAAGCTGGAGCTTGCGCAACAAAAGACGTTCATTACGACGTACCGCGGCAATGTCGATGGCAGGCCGCATTATTGCGAAATGAAGTTCGTGAAAGTGGGCGGCGAGTTCGATAGCCCGAAGGCCGTGGCGCTTGGCTTTGCCGAAAAGGACGACCTCATCCTCAAGGAATTTGTAAACGACATCCTGTACGATGATTACGTGTCTATTTACTTTGTCAATGTCGAGGACAACTCGTTCCGCACGATAAAGGCGTCTAATGTCTCGTGGGTCGAAAAGCGCCCGCTGTACAGTACCTATTCCTATGAAATCAAGAATATCAGCGGTGTTGTGCAGGATGAATTTGAAAAGGATTGGCTGAAACTTTCGAACCTGTTTTACGTGCAAAAGTTCTTGAAGGATGCTGACCAGCGTGAACTGGAATTCAAGATTGTGAGCGGCGAATGGCTCCGTGCAAAATTCACGACCATCGAACGCAACGACGAAAACGAGGTCGTCTCGTTTGTACTTTCGTTCATGCTTTTGAGCGATGACCAGGTCGAAAAGCTGGAACTGGATGCCAAGATTGCCGAACAGAATGACTTGCTCGAAAAGCAGCAGGTGATGCTCCAGAAGGCGCTTTCGATGGCGCAGTCTTCGGACCGTGCAAAGACGACGTTCCTTTCGAACATGAGTCATGACATCCGCACGCCGATGAATGCGATTGTGGGCTTTACGGGCCTTGCAATGGCGCATATCGACGAGAAGGAGGTCGTGCTGGATTACTTGCGTAAGCTGGGACAGAGCTCGAATCACTTGCTCTCGCTCATTAACGATGTGCTGGACATGAGCCGCATTGAATCGGGCAAGATGGTGCTTTCGGAAAATGCCGAAGACCTTATCGATATCATTAATACGCTCAAGGATATTGTGCAGGCCGATGTCGATACGAAAAAGCTTGTATTTGAAGTGCAGATGAATATTTGCAATTCAAAAATCGTGTGCGATAAGTTGCGCTTGAATCAGGTGTTGCTGAACGTGCTTTCGAATGCTGTCAAGTACACGCATGCGGGCGGCTCGATCCTGATGCAGGTAAACGAGAAGGAATCCGACAAGCCGAATACGGCGCAGTTCGAGTTCCGAGTCCGCGATAATGGCATGGGCATGACCGCCGAGTTCCTGAAGACGATTTATGAACCGTTTACGCGTGCAAATTCCTCGACGGTGAGCGGAATCCAGGGAACAGGCCTTGGCATGTCCATTACGAAGAATATCGTGGAGATGATGGGCGGCCATATTGAAATTTTCAGCGAAGAAAATAAGGGCACTGAAGTTGTCCTGAATATCGGTTTTTCGCTCCATGAAAAGAGAAGTGCCGGCTTCAGCTTCTCCATGGAAAACGTCAGCTTCAAGGGCAAAAAGATTTTGCTTGTCGAAGACAACGAGATGAATCGCCAGATTGCATGCGATATCCTTAACGATAACGGATTCGAGGTCTTTACTGCAGAAAACGGCAAGCAGGCTGTGGAGCTTATGAAGATGGCAACTCCTGGCCAGTATGATCTTGTGCTCATGGACGTGCAGATGCCTGTGATGGATGGCTTTGTTGCGACCCGCGAAATTAGAATGCTTCCGGCAGGTTACCAGTCACGCATCCCGATTATCGCCATGACGGCGAACGCTTTTGAAGAGGACCGCAAGGCGGCTCTTGATGCGGGTATGGATGAACACATCTCCAAACCTATCGACATAGATAAAATGAAGTATATTTTGTCTAAATTCCTTAAAAAGTGA